From Nematostella vectensis chromosome 14, jaNemVect1.1, whole genome shotgun sequence, a single genomic window includes:
- the LOC5499698 gene encoding tripartite motif-containing protein 45 isoform X1, producing MATSASRRLEDEVTCSLCIEHFNDPRVLPCFHSFCRHCLEELAVHSEGKGKLVCPLCKAEFQISPADVPSLKVNFMINSTLSVLLLTSEDSKKKPACESCDSGEPAQGRCNECDHFVCEQCISAHKRFQPVQHHTILSFDEIKSGKLLAMSEASFCTKHKDEKLKLFCESCKEVICRDCTVVDHKNHDYLFTSDVIAREKEEILGRAKKVASKITNIEQAMALVEEAQQHLEENKRAARRDLDAFIDKQIGTPEKVRSDLRGEIESACQKQEKQLTAQRETLSMRLASARSSLEFAERMCRDANDVNVLSIRNEVLSQLSSLAVKPVDQPCTEGGVRLVVDEEYWDTLSKKMSVGESEQTGLEQSAIFSGKGPEYLRDLLGFLQPVQQSPKSRWVRCFSAKRDGWAASTFHEKCDGKAPNIVLVSVGGRYVFGGYSDVAWTMSDRGYQSSSRSFLFTLCNKNGYRPEKLPLRRTPDGLAILDNTSCGPVFGGRDLFIADNAGGKKVSCTEPRTYARPQGAPFDGLCDVFAGKYRFTPDEMEVFHEVVD from the exons ATGGCAACATCCGCCAGCAGGCGCCTCGAGGATGAGGTGACATGCTCTTTGTGTATAGAGCACTTCAACGATCCTAGAGTGCTCCCTTGCTTCCACTCATTTTGTCGGCACTGCCTGGAAGAGCTGGCAGTGCACTCTGAAGGGAAAGGAAAACTTGTGTGCCCCCTCTGTAAGGCGGAATTCCAG ATTTCCCCAGCAGATGTTCCGAGTTTGAAGGTGAATTTCATGATCAACAGTACTCTCTCTGTTCTATTGTTGACATCTGAAGACTCCAAGAAGAAACCAGCTTGTGAATCGTGTGATAGTGGTGAGCCTGCCCAGGGGAGATGTAACGAGTGCGATCACTTTGTCTGTGAGCAGTGCATCTCGGCTCATAAGAGATTTCAACCAGTGCAACATCACACTATCCTCAGTTTTGATGAGATCAAAAGCGGAAAGTTACTTGCAATGAGCGAGGCTTCCTTCTGCACCAAACACAAGGATGAAAAGCTGAAACTGTTTTGCGAATCTTGTAAGGAAGTGATTTGCCGAGATTGCACCGTCGTTGATCATAAAAATCACGATTACCTTTTCACAAGTGATGTAATCGCTCGagagaaagaagaaatattGGGAAGAGCAAAAAAAGTTGCATCAAAAATCACCAACATTGAACAAGCGATGGCATTGGTAGAAGAGGCTCAACAACATCTCGAGGAAAATAAACGTGCGGCCAGAAGGGATCTGGATGCGTTCATTGATAAGCAGATAGGTACTCCTGAGAAGGTGCGATCAGATCTTAGAGGGGAGATCGAGTCAGCTTGTCAAAAGCAAGAGAAGCAGCTGACTGCCCAGAGAGAGACTCTATCCATGAGACTTGCAAGTGCTCGTAGCAGTTTGGAGTTTGCTGAGAGAATGTGCAGGGATGCAAATGATGTGAATGTCTTGTCCATCAGGAATGAAGTGCTATCCCAGCTATCGAGTCTTGCAGTGAAACCCGTGGATCAGCCTTGTACGGAGGGTGGAGTTCGTCTTGTAGTGGATGAGGAGTATTGGGATACTTTGTCAAAGAAGATGTCTGTTGGTGAATCTGAGCAAACAG GTCTTGAGCAGTCCGCCATCTTCAGCGGCAAAGGTCCAGAGTACCTCCGAGATCTCTTGGGATTCCTGCAGCCCGTGCAGCAAAGTCCTAAGAGTCGCTGGGTCAGATGTTTCTCAGCAAAGAGAGATGGCTGGGCTGCCAGTACCTTCCACGAAAAATGCGACGGCAAAGCGCCGAACATCGTACTCGTAAGCGTTGGAGGAAGATACGTGTTTGGTGGCTACTCTGACGTAGCGTGGACAA tgAGTGACCGAGGATACCAGTCCTCCAGCAGGTCATTCTTGTTCACGCTGTGTAACAAGAATGGCTACCGCCCTGAAAAGTTGCCATTGAGGCGCACGCCAGATGGACTGGCCATTTTGGACAATACAAGTTGCGGTCCGGTGTTTGGTGGTCGTGACCTGTTTATCGCTGACAACGCGGGGGGTAAAAAAGTGTCCTGTACGGAGCCACGCACGTACGCTCGTCCCCAGGGCGCCCCATTTGATGGCCTGTGTGACGTCTTTGCTGGCAAATACAGATTCACACCCGACGAAATGGAGGTGTTTCACGAGGTGGTGGACTGA
- the LOC5499698 gene encoding tripartite motif-containing protein 45 isoform X2, which translates to MATSASRRLEDEVTCSLCIEHFNDPRVLPCFHSFCRHCLEELAVHSEGKGKLVCPLCKAEFQISPADVPSLKVNFMINSTLSVLLLTSEDSKKKPACESCDSGEPAQGRCNECDHFVCEQCISAHKRFQPVQHHTILSFDEIKSGKLLAMSEASFCTKHKDEKLKLFCESCKEVICRDCTVVDHKNHDYLFTSDVIAREKEEILGRAKKVASKITNIEQAMALVEEAQQHLEENKRAARRDLDAFIDKQIGTPEKVRSDLRGEIESACQKQEKQLTAQRETLSMRLASARSSLEFAERMCRDANDVNVLSIRNEVLSQLSSLAVKPVDQPCTEGGVRLVVDEEYWDTLSKKMSVGESEQTGLEQSAIFSGKGPEYLRDLLGFLQPVQQSPKSRWVRCFSAKRDGWAASTFHEKCDGKAPNIVLVSVGGRYVFGGYSDVAWTRKCFYIITRFFLGQPLK; encoded by the exons ATGGCAACATCCGCCAGCAGGCGCCTCGAGGATGAGGTGACATGCTCTTTGTGTATAGAGCACTTCAACGATCCTAGAGTGCTCCCTTGCTTCCACTCATTTTGTCGGCACTGCCTGGAAGAGCTGGCAGTGCACTCTGAAGGGAAAGGAAAACTTGTGTGCCCCCTCTGTAAGGCGGAATTCCAG ATTTCCCCAGCAGATGTTCCGAGTTTGAAGGTGAATTTCATGATCAACAGTACTCTCTCTGTTCTATTGTTGACATCTGAAGACTCCAAGAAGAAACCAGCTTGTGAATCGTGTGATAGTGGTGAGCCTGCCCAGGGGAGATGTAACGAGTGCGATCACTTTGTCTGTGAGCAGTGCATCTCGGCTCATAAGAGATTTCAACCAGTGCAACATCACACTATCCTCAGTTTTGATGAGATCAAAAGCGGAAAGTTACTTGCAATGAGCGAGGCTTCCTTCTGCACCAAACACAAGGATGAAAAGCTGAAACTGTTTTGCGAATCTTGTAAGGAAGTGATTTGCCGAGATTGCACCGTCGTTGATCATAAAAATCACGATTACCTTTTCACAAGTGATGTAATCGCTCGagagaaagaagaaatattGGGAAGAGCAAAAAAAGTTGCATCAAAAATCACCAACATTGAACAAGCGATGGCATTGGTAGAAGAGGCTCAACAACATCTCGAGGAAAATAAACGTGCGGCCAGAAGGGATCTGGATGCGTTCATTGATAAGCAGATAGGTACTCCTGAGAAGGTGCGATCAGATCTTAGAGGGGAGATCGAGTCAGCTTGTCAAAAGCAAGAGAAGCAGCTGACTGCCCAGAGAGAGACTCTATCCATGAGACTTGCAAGTGCTCGTAGCAGTTTGGAGTTTGCTGAGAGAATGTGCAGGGATGCAAATGATGTGAATGTCTTGTCCATCAGGAATGAAGTGCTATCCCAGCTATCGAGTCTTGCAGTGAAACCCGTGGATCAGCCTTGTACGGAGGGTGGAGTTCGTCTTGTAGTGGATGAGGAGTATTGGGATACTTTGTCAAAGAAGATGTCTGTTGGTGAATCTGAGCAAACAG GTCTTGAGCAGTCCGCCATCTTCAGCGGCAAAGGTCCAGAGTACCTCCGAGATCTCTTGGGATTCCTGCAGCCCGTGCAGCAAAGTCCTAAGAGTCGCTGGGTCAGATGTTTCTCAGCAAAGAGAGATGGCTGGGCTGCCAGTACCTTCCACGAAAAATGCGACGGCAAAGCGCCGAACATCGTACTCGTAAGCGTTGGAGGAAGATACGTGTTTGGTGGCTACTCTGACGTAGCGTGGACAA gaaaatgtttttacatAATTACAAGATTTTTCCTTGGACAACCCTTAAAGTAG